Below is a window of Marinitoga litoralis DNA.
GATATTTTTATAAATGTTTTTTCCAGGATAGATGTATTTTTTTCTATATCTTTTATTCTTATTCCATATTGCGTGAGTTTTTCCAATGTTTGCATTATATTGTTGCTTTTTATTATTGTTTTACCCTCTTCTATTTTGTATTCTAACCATTCGGGATATTTCTGTGTTTCTGTATATATTATATATTCATCATTTTTTTTAAATTCATCTTTTGATAGGATTTTTTTAATTTTTCCATCAAGTAATATACCTACTCTGTCTGCCATTTCTTTTGCTTCTGATAATACATGAGTGCTTATTATTATACTTTTTCCTCTTTCTTTTAAATCTTCCATTAATTTAATGAAGTTTTTTCTTTCTATTGGGTCCAATCCTTCTGTTGGTTCATCAAATATGTATATATCTGGATCTATTAATAGTAATATTGAAACCGCAAGCCTTTTTTTCATTCCTGTTGAATATTTACCAACTTTCTTTTTTGCATGTTGTTGTATTCCCGTTATTTTTAAATATTTATCCATACTTTCTTTGTTTATTTTTTTATATATTGATGATGTTATATATTTTATGTTTTCGTATGCATTCATATTTTTCATAAATTGTGGTTCTTCTACAAAACCCAATAGTTTTTTGCCTTTTTTTATTTTTATTTCACCTTCATCTGGATTATATACTTTTGTTAATATATAAAATAGTGTTGATTTCCCTGCTCCATTTTCTCCTAATATTACAAATTTTTCCTCTTCTTTTACATCAAAGTTTATTCCTTTTAAAACTTCTTTTTCTTTAAACTTCTTTTTTATGTTTTTTATATCTATCATTTTTTCACCACCAATTTCAACACTTTTTATATTTTGTATTTCTAAATATTTTATGTTAAAATTATAATGTTTTTTAAAGTTTTTAATAAAAAATATCCATAGGGTTGTGGATGGATAAGTAAGTTTATTATTCTGGAATATCTATATTATTACCAGTGCAGTGATCGACATTACATATATCTGTTGGTTTACAATCTCCCAAATCAATAGTAAAACAACCGTCTGTTAAACTACATGTTCCACCATCATAACCACTACAATAATCTAAAATGCAATTTTCAATTTGGTTATTGCTTTTTAAATTAACAATTTTTATATGTTCCATAAAGGTTCAACTCCGCTATAAATAACTTTTCCAGCCACAGAATTTAAAATTCATATTTTTATTCAAGTTTTAATTCATAAACTTCAAATATAAAAAGATTTTTATCTTCTTTTTTTTCTATTTCGTTTAATACACCATAATACTTATCTTTCATTTTAAAAAAATGTATTGCTTTATTCAAAATTTTATTTATGTTACCTGTTTCAAGATTTATTTTATAAATGTTTCCATTAAAAAGAAATATTTCAAATTGATTTTGTAAGTTCAAACTAACTTTAAAAGGTGTATTTGAACAGAGAAATATAACATAATCGGATTTTTTTAGTTCTTTTTCCCATAATATTTTAAATTTATTGTCTATTATTTTTCCTAATATTATTTTTGTTGTACTATCTTCCTGCACTTCTATTAATATTTTTTCATTTTTATAGGTATAATAATGATAATTTATATTTCCTTCTTTCAAAAATTGATATATTTCTTCCATATTTATATTTTCTATTTTATTATTATCAAGATTATATCTTTTTATATTTATTTTTCCCCCATAATTACCAAAATATACATATTTTTCATCTTGATATATATATGTATAATAGTTCATATCTGAAAATGTTTTTTCATCTTTTTTTATTAATTCATAGTTTTTTGCATCAAATGTGTGTTTTAACTTTATATATTTACTGTTTGAACCAAAAAAAGATGTCACACTTTTTTCTGGTATTGTTTCGAATATATATAGTTTATCTTTATACTTTGCCATTTCTAATATCCCTGAAAAATCTTTTAATGTTATTAATTCTTTATACCAGTTTAAATCTATATCCACTATCATTACCTTTCGTTCTGATTCATTTATGCCTACACTCATTATTATTTTATCTTTCAATTCATAATCGATTGTAGCTGCAAATGACTTTACTCCTAAATTAAGCTTTTTGTTAAATATATATTTTCCTTCTTTTTTTATATATTCATTTATTTCCATATCTCCATTTTTTTCATTTCCACATATTATCCAGAATTTATTTTCAAATGCATATGTTGTTATTAATGTTGCACCTGTTAAATTATTAATTTCATATAGTGCTGGAGATTCCTTTTTTATTATTTGTTTTGTATCAGATTTTAATGAATATATTAATATTTCAAATTCTTTTCCTTTTGCAACTATTGGTGTAATTATTACTTCGTCTTTTGTAAATGATAGAACTGGTTTTATATTTTTTTTGCCGTCCAATTTAATTTTTTTTATTATTGTCAAATTTTCAGAAAGCAATAGAACTGATATTGCTAACATAAATAAAATCATTAATATATTTCTTTTCATTTTATCATCTCCCTACTTTTAATTTTTCTACTCCTATTTTTGTTAGGGCGCAAGAAATACTTCGGCTTTTGCTTTTTGTTAATAATTCATATGGGCATCCACCATCGCATATATTTCTCAATTCGCATAAACCGCAATCTTCTTCTATTTTTTTAACTACTTTCTTATAAAATTCCTTTTTATAGTTAATAAATTCTTCCCATTGCATCCCCACTTCTCCAAGTTCATAGTCTTTTTCACCTGTGAATCTCTGGCATGGGTACATTTTTCCATCTATATCTATTGATACTATTCCCAACCCCGCTCCACATGGATATTTTTTAATTTCTCCTTTTTTTATAGTTTCCCATACTCCACTTATATTTAACGGGATAACCTTTTATCTTTTTTTCTATTATTTCTTCAACTTCTTTGTATAATTTTTTCTTTTCTTTTTCTGTCCATTTTTTTGTGTAAGGGTATGATGCAATCGCAAAAGAATAGCCACCAACATTTAGCTCTTTTATAAAATGTTCTGCTATTTTTTTAATTTCTATTTTCTGATTTGTTACTGTTGCTCTAACGTTTAACTTTTTTCTTTTTTCCAGCATTAACTCTATATTTTCTGCTATTTTTTCATATGATCCCTTTCCTCCAACAAATGTCCTTTGAAAATTTTATATATACTCACAACCATCTATACTTAATGTTAATGAAAAATTTTCTTTGATTAAAAAGTCTATTATTTCTTTATCCATTATCATCCCATTAGTGGTTATTGACTATCCAATCTTTTTGTTATATTTCTTTCCTAATTTTTTTGATAATGCCACGCTTTCTTTTATTTTTTTGAATTCAAGTAATGGTTCTCCGCCAAAAAACGTTATTGTTATTTTTTTCTTTTTTGTATTTGAAAATATATATTCTAAACTTTCTTTTATCAATTTCATATTCATACTTTCTGGTTTCTCTTTATGAGCATAGCAGTATATACATTCAAGATTAAATGCTTTTGTTATATTTAATATAATATTTGATGGTTCAAATATTATGTCTGAATTATAGAATTTTTCGCTTTCTTTTATTTTTTTATTGATTATATTTTTTAATGTTTTTATATCTTTTTCAACATCTTTATTTTTTTTATTTTCTGTAAGATGTGAATAGGCTATTTCATCTAGTTTGACTAATGTTACACTATCAAGGTCAAATAGATACTTTCTTTTATTATTTTGATAGAGTTTATATTTCATTTTTTTCCTTTCTTTTTAATATTAAAAATGTATTGTATCATAAAACCTTATATGCTATAATTTAAATGTATTCTACAAATAACTAGTATAAAGCTTTTAGTTTTCATATGATATCTTATTATCCTCTAGAATTTTCAATTTGAACTTGAAGATTAGTTGAATGAGTAGTTGAATTACTTTTATCATCACCACCATATACCATTGTTGAAGATAATATTATGATTGCCATTATTAATATAATTATTTTTTTCATTTTTCCCCCCTCATTTATCTTAGCATTTCTTATATGACTGTCAAGTGTTTCTTTTGTAGCCTGAAATTAGCTTTTTATAAACATTTTAAACCGTAATATCACTTTTAATAAATGGTAATATTTTAGACATATAACTTCAACTTCTGAAATTCTTTATTTTGGATATTTATATATTTTTAAGTAACTATTATGTAACAAAATGTAACTTAACCTTAATTAAATATCATTCTTTAATTTTTTGTTTCAATATTTATAATTTTTATTTAAGAGGTGTTTTATGAAACATTATTCCTTAAATAAATTAATTGATATTATAGAATATGGAGCTTTTTCTAAACCTATTGTGAATTATATTTTAACTAATACTGAGGATGAAGATTTGGTTTATTATCTTTTATGCTTAAAATCCATTTGGAAAAACAAACATAGAGAAGCTTTTAAATATGCCGATCTCGTTACTACTACTACTACTACTACAATTTTAAATGAACTTGCTACTCTTGAAAAAATTAGTATTTTATTTAATAATAATAAAATTAAAAAAGCTAATATTGAACTAAGTAAGATTAAAAATAATATTCAATCTCTTAATAAAAAAGCAAGAAAAATTATTATTCCTGCTTTGAGATTTATGGAAATAAGATTTTCAAATTTAATTGATGAAAATCTTGTTAGATATTGGAGTGAAGAGTATGAAAGTAGTTATGCACAGAAATCATTATTAAAATATTCTGAAGCCAGAAAATATTTAAATAATAAAGATTTTCATAAAGCTTTTGATTTATTTATTGAAGGGTTTAATTTTGCAAAAAGGTTTCCTCATCCCACAATGATATGTTCTGGATTGAATAATGCAGCATGGTGGATAAGAGAAGTAGATAAGAAGAAAGCGTTAATTGCTGCTGATTTATTAGAATATTACATCGGTTATTATTTTGAAGACTTATTTAAAATTTATAATTGGTTTGATACTATTTTTGATGTTTTTTTTATTAATAATTATATTGGTTTATATGAAATTTCAAGAATTGTGAATGAATTAAAAAATAATATAAATGTTGATAATAAATTTAATAAAGATTTTTATGATCGTTCAAATAAAAAACATATTAGTTTTTTATTTAAGAATAACATTAACCAAATTATGACTATATTTGATCTCAATTTTCCAATAGTATTTTTAGCAACATATTCATCATTAATAGAAAAACCATATTTTACAAAAAGTCGGATTTTGAAGTTGATTTTTGAAAGAGATAAAGATAAAATCATTAAATTTTTCTCAAGTAATTATGAGAAGATGTACTTTTTTAATTTAATGCTATCAAATTTTCAAGAAGAAAATTTGATAAATAATATTAATAATAAGAACTATGACTTTCTAAAGTCTACCAGAAGTAGTCTATTTTATATCGCGAGAAAAAACTTAATTTTAAAGCTATTAAAGAATATAAGAAATAAAAAAGAATTTATTGTTCATTATTTTAATTTATCTGATAGCGAAAAAAATATTTTTGATATCTTTTTAAGAAATTGTGTCCGTTACGATATTAAATGGCCTATTATTCCAAAAGTTGATGGTAATTTGAAATCTTTTGCTTTGAAGTACAATATTACTCAAAAACGAGTTGCTTTAGGATATTATTCTTTTGAAGACAATGAAAGACTTTTTCTTGATTCTATTATTGAGAAGTTTTTGAAAATATAAATTTTATTAAGTTTCCTAAAATTTTTTGTGTAATATTAATGGTCAAACTATTTTAGTAGATGTTGGATTGTCAAAATTCCCATTATAATCAAAAAGAGAAGCAGTATGCTTCTCTTTTTATGTATATATTTCTTCGGGAATGCCAGTGAATGTTATTTTTCCATTTTCTATAATAATAATTCTATCTGCCAAAGCGAGAGCGTCGTTCCTATCATGCGTAACTAAAATAGTAGTAATTCCTGCTTCATATAATATTTCTTTTAAATCATTTCTTATTTTATCTTTTAGCATTTCATCCAAATTACTAAATGGTTCATCTAATAACAATAATTTAGGATTAGTAGCTAATGTTCTCGCAAGAGCTAGTCTTTGTTGTTGACCACCACTTAATTCATATGGATATCTATTTTCATATCCTTCCAAATTTACTAATTTCAACATTTCTTGCGTTTTACCTTTTTTTGCAAATTCTATATTTTCTTTTACTGTCATATGAGGAAATAAAGCATAATCCTGAAAAACAAAACCTATATTTCTTTTTTCAGGCAATACAAAATGTTTTTTAGAAGTCAATACTTTATCTTCTAATCTAACAATTCCTTTTTGTGGTTTTTCAAACCCCGCAATTATTCTTAAAATAGTACTTTTACCACTTCCGCTTTCTCCTACTATAGCTACAGTTTCACCTTTTTTTATTTGGAAATCAATTCCTTTTAATATATATTCTTTATCGTATTTAAACCAAATATCTTCTAAATATAAAAACATTATTTATCATCTCCTGTTATCTTTCGCAAAATCATAATGAATATAAATATGATAATTATTATTGTTAATGAAGCGACTGAAGCTTCATGTATCATTTCATCATTTGCATATTCAAATACTTTTGTAGCTAATGTATCAAAGTTAAATGGTCTAAGTATAAGCGTTAAAGGTAATTCTTTTATTATCTCAATAAAAGCAAAAATGAATGCACTAATAATAGCAGGTTTAATCATAGGGACATCTACTTTTAAAAATGTATAGAAAAAAGATTTTCCTAAACTTCTTGAAGCTTCATGATAACTTTTACCATTTTTTTCAAAATTTGCATCTATTGGACTATAAGCAATATTTAAAAATCTAACAATATATGCATATATTAACATTAATATTGAAGAAGATAATAATAATTTTGTTCTTAATCCTAATAAATTATATAACGGGAATAAGCTTTTATCTAAGTTTATAAAAAATACTATAACACCTACTGCAATTACTGCTCCTGGTATTGAATATCCCATAGTTGCTAATTTTGATAATATCTTTGAGTTTTTTCTACTAAATCTTATAGTATCAGAAATAATTAAAGCTGTAATTATTATTAATATTGCACTAATAAAAGAAATAAATAAGGAATTAAAAGTTAATTCTAAAAATTTTATATTTGTATTTTTATATGAAAATATACTCCATTGTATTAATTGCATTACTGGCAATAAAAAAGATAATAATATTACAATAACATAAAAAGACATTACAAAAAACAACTGTATTCCTTTCAAACTCCTTCTTTTTATAGGTTTCTTATTTTTAGTAAAATACGATCTATTTTGCCTTAAATATTTTTCTAAAGATAATATTATAAAGACAAATAATAACATTACAGCCGATAATTTAATAGCCGTATTAATATCTCCTAATGAAAACCATGCTTTAAAAATACCTGTACTAAATGTTGGTATACCAAAATACTTTACAACACCATAATCATTTAAAACTTCCATAAGTACAAGGCTAGTCCCGCCAACAATAGCGGGTCTAGCCAAGGGAAGAATTATTTTAAAAAATGTTGTTAGAATGTTTTTACCTAAAGATTGAGATGCTTCAATAATCCCTGTAATTTGCTTTGAAAAAAAAGATTTTACTGTTAAATATATATATGGGAATAAGAATATTGAGAATATAAATACTGCACCTGGAATTGACATTATATCTAATAAATATGACTTACCTTTAAATTCAGTATATTTCATTAAAAAGGTTTGTATAGTACCTGTATAACTTAACATACCTGCATATACATATGCTCCTATAAAAGGTGGTATTGTTAATGGTAAAACTAATGCCCATTCAATTGCTTTTCTATATGGAAACTCATAATAACTAACAAACCAAGCACTTAATACACCTAATATAGATGAAAGTATAGCTGTTCCAAATATTAATTTCAAAGAATTAATAACATAATCTTTTAATAAATAATCATATATATGTTTCCAGTTTTGATTAGAAGGCAAAATTAAATTATATAAGACTATAAATATTGGTATAGAAATAATCAAAACTAAAAGAAACGTTGTCTTTT
It encodes the following:
- a CDS encoding ABC transporter ATP-binding protein; translated protein: MFLYLEDIWFKYDKEYILKGIDFQIKKGETVAIVGESGSGKSTILRIIAGFEKPQKGIVRLEDKVLTSKKHFVLPEKRNIGFVFQDYALFPHMTVKENIEFAKKGKTQEMLKLVNLEGYENRYPYELSGGQQQRLALARTLATNPKLLLLDEPFSNLDEMLKDKIRNDLKEILYEAGITTILVTHDRNDALALADRIIIIENGKITFTGIPEEIYT
- a CDS encoding ATP-binding cassette domain-containing protein, with translation MIDIKNIKKKFKEKEVLKGINFDVKEEEKFVILGENGAGKSTLFYILTKVYNPDEGEIKIKKGKKLLGFVEEPQFMKNMNAYENIKYITSSIYKKINKESMDKYLKITGIQQHAKKKVGKYSTGMKKRLAVSILLLIDPDIYIFDEPTEGLDPIERKNFIKLMEDLKERGKSIIISTHVLSEAKEMADRVGILLDGKIKKILSKDEFKKNDEYIIYTETQKYPEWLEYKIEEGKTIIKSNNIMQTLEKLTQYGIRIKDIEKNTSILEKTFIKISSGDGKK
- a CDS encoding 4Fe-4S cluster-binding domain-containing protein, which produces MKYKLYQNNKRKYLFDLDSVTLVKLDEIAYSHLTENKKNKDVEKDIKTLKNIINKKIKESEKFYNSDIIFEPSNIILNITKAFNLECIYCYAHKEKPESMNMKLIKESLEYIFSNTKKKKITITFFGGEPLLEFKKIKESVALSKKLGKKYNKKIG
- a CDS encoding ABC transporter permease gives rise to the protein MKKTTFLLVLIISIPIFIVLYNLILPSNQNWKHIYDYLLKDYVINSLKLIFGTAILSSILGVLSAWFVSYYEFPYRKAIEWALVLPLTIPPFIGAYVYAGMLSYTGTIQTFLMKYTEFKGKSYLLDIMSIPGAVFIFSIFLFPYIYLTVKSFFSKQITGIIEASQSLGKNILTTFFKIILPLARPAIVGGTSLVLMEVLNDYGVVKYFGIPTFSTGIFKAWFSLGDINTAIKLSAVMLLFVFIILSLEKYLRQNRSYFTKNKKPIKRRSLKGIQLFFVMSFYVIVILLSFLLPVMQLIQWSIFSYKNTNIKFLELTFNSLFISFISAILIIITALIISDTIRFSRKNSKILSKLATMGYSIPGAVIAVGVIVFFINLDKSLFPLYNLLGLRTKLLLSSSILMLIYAYIVRFLNIAYSPIDANFEKNGKSYHEASRSLGKSFFYTFLKVDVPMIKPAIISAFIFAFIEIIKELPLTLILRPFNFDTLATKVFEYANDEMIHEASVASLTIIIIIFIFIMILRKITGDDK
- a CDS encoding SPASM domain-containing protein; its protein translation is MGIVSIDIDGKMYPCQRFTGEKDYELGEVGMQWEEFINYKKEFYKKVVKKIEEDCGLCELRNICDGGCPYELLTKSKSRSISCALTKIGVEKLKVGR